A stretch of the Thalassotalea euphylliae genome encodes the following:
- a CDS encoding putative quinol monooxygenase — MSKVILQGYIEVPLSELSLVKEALERHIELTRAEPGCIVFNIEPAQQYANRFNVYEEFVDQAAFEQHQVRVKQPHWGKISQNVARHYQISDLSEVSD, encoded by the coding sequence ATGTCCAAGGTAATCTTACAAGGCTATATTGAAGTGCCTTTAAGTGAATTGAGCCTAGTTAAAGAAGCGCTTGAACGACATATCGAACTGACCAGAGCTGAACCTGGCTGCATAGTATTTAATATCGAGCCCGCGCAACAATATGCGAACCGGTTTAATGTGTATGAAGAGTTTGTTGATCAAGCGGCGTTCGAGCAACATCAAGTCCGAGTAAAACAGCCCCATTGGGGGAAGATAAGCCAAAATGTTGCAAGGCACTATCAAATTTCAGATTTAAGTGAAGTGAGCGATTAA
- a CDS encoding sporulation protein, producing the protein MLKKLLASVGIGKAKVDAILLSDTMRAGDDFDVEVVITGGEVAQELNGLELAVMAQAKAEADVGDEEVTYNKSIVLQHWHQELNITVAPGEVITRQFTLTLHPETPATELFGQHVSKVWLQTGLDIKNGLDGSDKDSLFIHPSATQLAVLELVEQSGYSLFKIDIEAGQVRGHGFASHLPCYQEYEFKPQSRSLFGAKELEVTFVDNGSETGVLIEIDRAFLGDGYRSVSIPNHCTTVSAVRPYVERLLA; encoded by the coding sequence ATGTTAAAAAAACTATTAGCCAGTGTTGGTATTGGTAAAGCAAAAGTCGATGCAATTTTATTGTCAGATACAATGCGCGCTGGCGATGACTTCGATGTTGAAGTAGTCATTACTGGTGGTGAAGTGGCGCAAGAGCTAAACGGGCTAGAACTTGCGGTGATGGCACAGGCTAAAGCCGAAGCGGATGTTGGTGATGAAGAAGTAACTTACAATAAAAGCATCGTGCTGCAGCATTGGCATCAAGAGCTCAATATTACAGTTGCACCGGGTGAAGTCATTACCCGTCAGTTTACTTTAACTTTGCACCCAGAAACACCGGCGACCGAACTGTTTGGCCAACATGTTTCCAAAGTTTGGCTGCAAACCGGCTTAGACATTAAAAATGGACTGGACGGCTCAGATAAAGACAGCTTGTTTATTCACCCTTCAGCCACTCAATTAGCAGTATTAGAGTTAGTGGAACAAAGCGGCTACTCATTATTCAAAATTGATATTGAAGCGGGGCAAGTGCGTGGCCATGGTTTTGCATCTCACTTACCTTGCTACCAAGAGTACGAGTTTAAGCCGCAAAGTCGTTCATTGTTCGGCGCTAAAGAGCTGGAAGTGACCTTTGTCGATAATGGCAGTGAAACGGGCGTATTAATTGAAATTGACCGCGCATTTTTAGGCGATGGCTACCGCAGTGTTTCTATTCCCAATCATTGCACAACAGTAAGTGCCGTTCGCCCCTATGTTGAGCGACTGCTAGCTTAA
- a CDS encoding SRPBCC family protein: MLKKLILIIGAIIALPLIVALFLPNSYEVERQVIINKPKAEVFDYVKYLKNQNIYSKWAQIDPNMVKTFRGDDAQVGFVSRWESEHPDVGTGEQEIIAIQEGEKIDYELRFIKPFEATSPAYMTTEAVSSSETQVSWGFQGHLNYPMNLMFLFIDFKQVIGDDLQFGLNNLKMILES; encoded by the coding sequence ATGTTAAAAAAGCTCATTTTAATTATTGGCGCTATTATCGCATTGCCATTAATCGTTGCCTTATTCCTACCCAATAGCTACGAAGTAGAGCGACAAGTCATCATTAACAAGCCCAAAGCAGAAGTGTTTGATTACGTAAAGTATTTAAAAAATCAAAATATTTACAGTAAGTGGGCGCAAATTGATCCCAACATGGTAAAAACCTTTCGTGGCGACGATGCACAAGTTGGCTTTGTTTCTCGCTGGGAGTCAGAGCACCCAGATGTCGGCACTGGTGAGCAAGAAATTATTGCTATCCAAGAAGGGGAAAAAATTGACTATGAACTTAGGTTTATCAAGCCCTTTGAGGCGACTTCTCCTGCTTATATGACCACCGAAGCGGTGAGCAGCTCAGAAACTCAAGTTAGCTGGGGCTTTCAAGGGCATTTAAATTATCCGATGAATCTCATGTTTTTATTTATCGATTTTAAACAAGTGATTGGTGATGACCTGCAGTTTGGTCTCAATAACTTGAAAATGATTTTAGAGAGCTAA
- a CDS encoding DUF4019 domain-containing protein, with protein MMKVLLILLISWMLVPVTFANDAQMLDDNAGMNWLQMIDDGEYSKSWQEADSLFKSQLTSSKWQKALRNVRKPLGKVVMRKKHSAQTHTSLPGIPDGHYLVLTFKTQFEQKTKAIETLTLSKQSGEWRAIGYFIK; from the coding sequence ATGATGAAAGTGTTACTTATTCTATTGATTAGTTGGATGCTCGTGCCTGTTACTTTCGCCAATGACGCACAGATGCTAGACGACAATGCAGGCATGAATTGGCTACAAATGATTGACGATGGTGAATATAGCAAGAGCTGGCAAGAAGCTGATAGCCTGTTTAAATCGCAATTAACCAGTAGTAAGTGGCAAAAAGCGCTACGCAACGTCAGAAAGCCGTTAGGCAAGGTTGTCATGCGAAAGAAACACTCTGCTCAAACACACACGTCTTTGCCTGGAATACCCGACGGGCATTATTTAGTGCTGACCTTTAAAACGCAATTTGAACAAAAAACTAAGGCTATTGAAACGTTAACACTGAGCAAACAAAGTGGAGAATGGCGAGCAATTGGTTACTTTATTAAATAG
- a CDS encoding VOC family protein, with protein MKTNLFRLNRLGTASVFTGAITAGLISAAISVVCSTTAYAAEPKAQVAQQTSPIGGVDHVGLAVSNLERSKTFFTETLGFKVLGKDSDYPAYFLNNGSITVTLWQTTNGEQATPFNRKTNVGLHHLAFQVDSLAKLNQLHETLKSAPGVKIEFAPENLGKGPTKHMMIREPSGNRLEFIHRARR; from the coding sequence ATGAAAACAAATCTTTTTCGCCTAAACCGCCTAGGTACTGCCAGTGTCTTTACTGGTGCGATTACTGCTGGACTTATTAGTGCTGCAATCTCCGTTGTTTGCAGCACTACCGCTTATGCTGCTGAGCCAAAAGCGCAGGTTGCCCAGCAAACGAGCCCAATTGGTGGTGTTGATCACGTAGGGCTTGCGGTTTCTAATCTAGAGCGCTCAAAAACATTCTTCACTGAAACGCTAGGTTTTAAAGTGCTAGGTAAAGATTCAGACTATCCCGCCTACTTTTTAAATAATGGCTCGATAACTGTTACGTTATGGCAAACCACTAATGGCGAGCAGGCAACGCCATTCAACCGTAAAACTAATGTTGGCTTACACCATTTGGCATTTCAGGTAGATAGCTTAGCCAAGTTAAATCAACTTCACGAAACGCTGAAATCAGCACCAGGTGTAAAAATTGAATTTGCGCCAGAAAACCTTGGCAAAGGGCCAACAAAACATATGATGATTCGTGAGCCGAGCGGTAACCGCCTAGAGTTTATCCATCGCGCTCGCCGTTAA
- the efpL gene encoding elongation factor P-like protein EfpL — translation MPKASEIKKNAAIEYNGGVYFVKDIERSVPQGRAGGSLYRMRMYNVVTGQKVDETFKDVDMLNMADLVRRPAMFSYIDGDEYVFMDNEDYTPYNMNKESIAEEVLFIDESTQGLQVILVDGSPVGVDLPSSVELDIVEIDPSIKGASATSRTKPATLSTGLIVQVPEHISNGDRIKVNTEEKRFMSRADK, via the coding sequence ATGCCAAAGGCGAGTGAAATTAAGAAGAACGCGGCGATTGAATATAACGGTGGCGTTTATTTTGTTAAAGATATTGAGCGCTCTGTTCCTCAAGGTCGCGCTGGTGGTAGCTTGTACAGAATGCGTATGTACAATGTGGTTACTGGTCAAAAAGTTGATGAAACCTTTAAAGATGTAGACATGTTGAACATGGCTGACTTAGTGCGTCGTCCTGCAATGTTCTCTTACATTGACGGTGACGAGTATGTGTTTATGGACAATGAAGACTACACGCCTTACAACATGAACAAAGAGTCAATTGCCGAGGAAGTGCTATTTATCGACGAAAGTACCCAAGGTTTGCAAGTCATTTTGGTTGATGGCAGCCCAGTAGGCGTGGACTTACCATCGAGTGTTGAGTTAGATATTGTTGAGATAGACCCTTCAATTAAAGGCGCATCAGCAACGTCTCGTACCAAGCCAGCCACGTTATCAACGGGTCTAATTGTGCAGGTACCAGAGCATATTTCTAACGGTGATCGCATTAAAGTAAATACTGAAGAAAAACGCTTTATGAGCCGTGCTGACAAGTAG